In one Neobacillus sp. CF12 genomic region, the following are encoded:
- the hutU gene encoding urocanate hydratase: MEASTSKSRVIKNYKGTELHAKGWIQEAALRMLMNNLDQEVAERPEDLVVYGGIGKAARNWESYDAIVKSLLELESDETLLIQSGKPVAVFKSHKDAPRVLLANSNLVPAWANWEHFHELDKKGLMMYGQMTAGSWIYIGTQGIVQGTYETFAELARQEFSGSLKHTITLTAGLGGMGGAQPLAVTMNDGVCLAIDVDETRVDRRIETAYLDVKTSDLEEAINLAIEAKKAGKALSIGLIGNAAELLPIMIEKGFIPDVLTDQTSAHDPLNGYVPVGYSIEEARVLRKDNPVEYVKLSKQSMAIHVRAMLTMQEKGAVTFDYGNNIRQVAKDEGVENAFDFPGFVPAYIRPLFCEGKGPFRWAALSGDPEDIRKIDEVLLREFKDDDHLCKWVRMAQEKISFQGLPARICWLGYGDRARLGKIINDLVASGEVSAPIVIGRDHLDAGSVASPNRETEGMKDGSDAVSDWPILNAMINAVGGASWVSLHHGGGVGMGYSQHSGMVIVADGTKDAEVRLQRVLTTDPGMGVVRHADAGYELAIKTAKEKGIKMPMLNQD; this comes from the coding sequence ATGGAAGCTAGTACATCTAAATCGAGAGTCATTAAGAATTATAAAGGGACAGAATTACATGCGAAAGGCTGGATTCAAGAGGCAGCACTAAGAATGTTGATGAACAATCTTGACCAAGAAGTTGCAGAGCGTCCAGAGGATTTAGTCGTTTATGGTGGAATAGGGAAGGCAGCACGTAATTGGGAATCATATGATGCAATTGTGAAATCTCTACTTGAATTAGAAAGTGATGAAACATTGTTAATTCAATCAGGTAAACCTGTGGCAGTTTTCAAATCTCATAAAGATGCACCACGTGTATTACTAGCTAACTCCAATCTAGTTCCTGCTTGGGCAAACTGGGAGCATTTCCACGAGTTAGATAAAAAAGGGTTAATGATGTACGGACAAATGACAGCAGGCAGCTGGATTTATATTGGAACACAAGGAATTGTCCAAGGAACGTACGAAACGTTTGCGGAGCTTGCACGTCAAGAATTCAGCGGATCACTAAAGCATACCATTACCTTAACAGCAGGACTTGGCGGCATGGGTGGAGCACAGCCATTAGCGGTTACAATGAATGATGGTGTATGCCTTGCGATTGATGTCGATGAAACAAGAGTAGATCGCAGAATTGAAACCGCTTACCTTGATGTAAAAACAAGCGATTTAGAAGAGGCTATTAATCTTGCAATCGAAGCAAAGAAAGCTGGAAAAGCATTATCAATTGGTTTGATAGGAAACGCTGCTGAGTTGCTGCCAATCATGATTGAAAAGGGGTTTATCCCAGATGTGCTAACAGACCAGACGTCTGCTCATGATCCGTTAAATGGGTATGTTCCGGTTGGTTATAGCATAGAAGAAGCAAGGGTTCTTAGAAAAGACAATCCTGTGGAGTATGTAAAGCTTTCGAAGCAAAGCATGGCGATTCACGTTAGGGCAATGCTGACCATGCAGGAAAAGGGTGCTGTAACGTTTGATTATGGAAACAACATTCGACAAGTAGCAAAGGATGAGGGCGTAGAAAATGCGTTCGATTTCCCAGGCTTTGTGCCAGCATATATCCGTCCATTATTCTGCGAAGGAAAAGGGCCTTTCCGCTGGGCAGCATTGTCAGGTGATCCTGAGGATATTCGAAAAATCGATGAAGTCCTCCTTCGTGAGTTTAAGGATGATGACCATCTTTGTAAATGGGTACGAATGGCACAGGAAAAAATCAGCTTTCAAGGACTTCCCGCTCGTATTTGCTGGCTTGGATATGGAGATCGTGCCCGTTTAGGAAAAATCATTAATGACCTTGTTGCATCCGGTGAAGTATCGGCACCGATTGTCATTGGTCGGGACCATTTGGATGCAGGTTCAGTTGCATCGCCAAACCGGGAAACAGAAGGAATGAAGGATGGAAGTGATGCAGTATCAGACTGGCCAATTCTTAATGCCATGATAAATGCTGTTGGTGGTGCGAGCTGGGTGTCACTTCACCATGGCGGCGGTGTAGGAATGGGTTATTCTCAGCATTCCGGAATGGTGATTGTAGCGGATGGTACAAAGGATGCGGAAGTTCGATTGCAACGAGTATTAACCACAGATCCTGGAATGGGTGTAGTTCGTCATGCTGATGCAGGCTATGAACTAGCGATTAAGACTGCAAAGGAAAAAGGCATCAAGATGCCAATGTTGAATCAAGACTAA